A segment of the Candidatus Zixiibacteriota bacterium genome:
GGATACACCAGGTGCTGCGACTATTGAAGAGGTCACATCGTTTTTGAAAGTCGATGCAACTCGTCTGGTGAAGACACTTATCTATATGGCCGACGGCCAACCGGTCGCGGCGCTGGTGCGCGGGGACCGCGAACTGAATGAAGTGAAACTCAAGAACGCACTTAGTTGCAACGAACTGGTGATGGCTAACGCCGATCAGGTTCAACAGTATACCAAAGCGCCGGTCGGTTTCGCGGGACCGGTCGGGCTGAAAGAAGTGCCAATCTTAGTAGACCCGTTGGTCGCCGGACTTGTTAATTTTGTAGTTGGTGCTAATCAGAACGAAAAGCACATCATCAATGTCAATCTGGATCGGGATTTCAAAGCGACCCGCATGGTGGACCTGAGCCAGGCACAGGGTGGTGACGGTTGCCCGAAGTGTGACGGTCGGCTGACAGCAAAGAAGGGGATTGAAGTGGGGAACACGTTCATGCTGGGCACTAAGTACTCAATCCCGCTCAATGCGACGTTTCTGGACGCAGAGGGGAAAGAGCATCCGATGATTATGGGCTCCTATGGTATCGGTATCACACGGACGCCGCAGGCGGCCATAGAGCGGTATAACGATGAAAAAGGGATAATCTGGCCGAAGCATCTGGCTCCGTATCTTGTCGAAATCATTCCGCTTAATGTCGAAAAGGAGCACATCCGTCAGGCGTCGGAGAAGGTCTACGCCGACCTGGCGGCAGCGGGGATTGATGCCCTTATGGATGACCGAGACGAACGGGCAGGGGTGAAGTTCAATGACGCCGACCTGATCGGCCTGCCGATCAGACTTACGATCGGTGATAAGTCGTTGAAAGATGGGAAAGTAGAGATCAAAGCACGCCGCTCGGCGGCCGTTGAGTTGGTCTCGATTGGCGAGGTGGTGGCCGCAGTCAAAAAATTGGCCGCAGAGCTTCCGTAGGCAACAATTTGGTTGCTTGATAACGAGTTAATCCCTACATTAGCAGGTTCGGGAAGTGGGCATTTGCCCACTTTCTCGTATTGGACTATTGGTGCAAACATGGCTGACCAGGATAAGGACAGGGTCATACAGTTGATTCAGGCGCCGCTCGAAGCGGAAGGGTGCGAACTGGCGGATATTGCGTTGTCTCGTTACCGTACCAGTGTAACGTTGCGCGTTTTTGTCTATTCGGCGCAGGGTCCGACACTCGAGCAATGCACCCGTCTGTCGCGTGCGATCGGGGACGTTATCGATGGAACCGAGCTGTTCGGGAAAGGTTATACTCTTGAAGTGTCCTCCCCGGGTCTGGATCGACCGCTGCAATCAGCCAGAGATTTCAAGTACCGCATCGGCGAGACGGTTCGGGTGCTGTTTGCCGACCCGAAGCGGAAGCATGTGACGGCCCAGATCGTCGCAGCAGCCGATGACCAGGTGGAGTTCAGGGATGACCTCGGCGGCACGTTTAGTGTCCCCCTGGTCGACATAGCGAAGGCAAAAATCGTTTTTTAGTGGGAGACTGTCGATATGGCATTTGACATGGTCGAAGCGATGACACTCATCGCGCGGGAAAAGAATATCGATTTCGATGCGGTCGTGGAGACGCTTGAGACCAGTCTCATGGCGGCGGCGAAGAAGAAATACGCGTTCACCGACAATATCTCCTTCAAGTTCGACAAGAAGGCCAACGAGCTGTACATGATCCGGACCCGCAAGGTGATGGAGCAGGTGACGGACCCGACGATCGAGATCGGGCTGGCAGAAGCTCGCGAGATCGACTCGGACGCCAAACTCGGGGATGATCTCGATGAATACCTTGATTACGAATCCG
Coding sequences within it:
- a CDS encoding proline--tRNA ligase, producing MRWSQTYIPTLRENQSEAELISHQLLLRGGYIRKLAAGVYLYLPLMQRVIEKFANIVRDEMNKAGALEITMSVLCPAEVWQQTGRYSTVGKEQMRMKDRHQHEMILCGTHEETVTSLLAGEVKSYRQLPLNLYQIQVKFRDEIRPRFGLMRGREFIMKDAYTFDADEQSFMVAYEKMVQAYFNIFRRAGIDVVKVESDTGAMGGKAAHEFMMLVDTTAGEEVILFCDKCDYAANREKAPFKDLAKIPAEPVKKPMQVVDTPGAATIEEVTSFLKVDATRLVKTLIYMADGQPVAALVRGDRELNEVKLKNALSCNELVMANADQVQQYTKAPVGFAGPVGLKEVPILVDPLVAGLVNFVVGANQNEKHIINVNLDRDFKATRMVDLSQAQGGDGCPKCDGRLTAKKGIEVGNTFMLGTKYSIPLNATFLDAEGKEHPMIMGSYGIGITRTPQAAIERYNDEKGIIWPKHLAPYLVEIIPLNVEKEHIRQASEKVYADLAAAGIDALMDDRDERAGVKFNDADLIGLPIRLTIGDKSLKDGKVEIKARRSAAVELVSIGEVVAAVKKLAAELP